CGACCGCGAGGTGGTCGTCCTCCCAGCGGACAGGGACCTCCGGCGGTGGTGCGATGACCACCGGCGCGGGGGTGCCGATCGTGATCGTCTGCCCCGTCTCCGGCTTCATCGACTTGTTGGCCGGTTCGCCGTCCACCGTCACGAGGCCGGCGTCGATCAGGCGTTGGACGTGGGCCCGGGACTCACCGAGGAGGGCGGCGAGGGCCTTGTCCAGTCGCTGGCCCGCGTGGTCGGCACCGACGACGCGAGTGGTCGCGTCCTCCACCGGGTCAGGCATCGGTGCCGGGCGGCACCTGCACGGGGCGCTCGGCCTCGTCGGTCGGGGTGTCGGTCGGGGTGTCGGTCGGCGTGTCGGTCTCGGACTGGACGTCGGCCGCGTCGGGCTCGGCAGCGCCGCCGTGTCCGAGGGGCTCGAGCACGGCGGGTTCCTCCCTCGCCAGTCGTCGGTCCTCCAGCACCATGAGCACCGCGACGAGCATGGCCCCCACGGTGATGCCGATGTCGGCAACGTTGAAGACCGGGAAGTTCTGCAGGGGGGCGAAGTCGAGGTCGAGCATGTCGACCACCGCACCGTCCCGGAAGATGCGGTCCGCACCGTTGCCGATGGCGCCACCGACGACCAGTCCGTAGGCGGTTGCCAGGCCCAGGGACCTGGTCTGTGGCAGAGCCCGGATGACCAGCACCGTGACGATGATCGCGACGAGGACGAAGACCCAGGGCAGCCGCAGCGGGAGGGAGAACGCCCCGCCGGTGTTGCGGATCACCCGGAGCACCAGGGGGCCGAGGTCGTTGGGGACCTGCCCCTCGAGGCTGCGGACGGCAGCGATCTTGGTGGCCTGGTCGAGGACGATCCAGACGACCGCCACCACGAGGGTGGTGGCGTACACGAGCTTCGAGCGATCTGTTGCAGGCATGGGTGACTGCCGAGTGTGCCATGTCGTGGTGGTCGCTGGCCGCGGGG
The nucleotide sequence above comes from Euzebya pacifica. Encoded proteins:
- the lspA gene encoding signal peptidase II; the encoded protein is MPATDRSKLVYATTLVVAVVWIVLDQATKIAAVRSLEGQVPNDLGPLVLRVIRNTGGAFSLPLRLPWVFVLVAIIVTVLVIRALPQTRSLGLATAYGLVVGGAIGNGADRIFRDGAVVDMLDLDFAPLQNFPVFNVADIGITVGAMLVAVLMVLEDRRLAREEPAVLEPLGHGGAAEPDAADVQSETDTPTDTPTDTPTDEAERPVQVPPGTDA